From the Roseibium sp. HPY-6 genome, one window contains:
- a CDS encoding homocysteine S-methyltransferase family protein, with protein sequence MKELSKTLPQMSGDLFVTDGGIETTLIFDYGIDLPLFAAFPLLATEDGREALRRYYRSHASVAAAHGTGFVFESATWRASPDWAEKLDVGVDDLIALNQSSVSLMADMRTEFPGLKSVLSGCIGPRGDGYVPGQVMRPSEAEAYHAIQVSAFAETSADLVTAITINNTPEAIGIVRAAQGHGLPVVISFTVETDGRLPTGQPLGAAINEVDAKTDFGPAYFMLNCAHPDHFQETLRTGGEWRNRICGIRANASRLSHAELDEAEELDDGNPVETGRDYAELKSFMPQLVVLGGCCGTDHRHIEQVCLAAKKNLSAA encoded by the coding sequence ATGAAAGAACTTTCAAAGACCCTTCCACAGATGAGCGGCGACCTCTTCGTTACGGATGGGGGTATCGAAACGACGCTGATTTTCGACTACGGGATCGATCTGCCACTCTTTGCTGCTTTCCCTTTGCTGGCCACGGAGGATGGCCGTGAAGCACTGCGTCGCTATTACCGAAGCCACGCGTCTGTTGCCGCGGCACACGGAACCGGTTTCGTGTTTGAAAGTGCGACGTGGCGGGCAAGCCCCGACTGGGCCGAAAAACTTGATGTTGGCGTGGACGATTTGATCGCGCTCAATCAAAGCTCAGTTTCATTGATGGCTGACATGCGGACAGAATTTCCCGGACTGAAAAGCGTACTGTCAGGGTGTATTGGACCGCGTGGTGACGGTTACGTGCCCGGGCAGGTGATGCGGCCGTCGGAAGCAGAAGCCTATCATGCCATTCAGGTTAGTGCCTTTGCCGAGACAAGCGCGGATTTGGTGACCGCAATCACCATCAACAATACCCCGGAAGCAATCGGTATCGTTCGGGCCGCGCAAGGGCACGGTCTACCTGTCGTGATCTCGTTCACTGTTGAAACCGACGGGCGTCTGCCAACCGGCCAGCCTCTTGGTGCAGCGATCAACGAAGTGGATGCGAAGACCGACTTCGGGCCTGCCTATTTCATGTTGAACTGCGCTCATCCGGACCATTTCCAGGAGACATTGCGCACAGGTGGCGAGTGGCGCAACCGGATCTGCGGGATACGCGCCAACGCCTCGCGTCTCAGCCATGCCGAACTCGACGAGGCCGAAGAACTCGACGATGGCAACCCGGTGGAGACCGGACGCGACTATGCGGAGCTGAAGAGCTTCATGCCGCAACTGGTCGTGCTCGGCGGATGCTGCGGTACGGATCATCGGCATATCGAACAGGTGTGCCTCGCGGCCAAGAAAAACCTGAGTGCTGCGTAG